In the genome of Corynebacterium glucuronolyticum DSM 44120, the window GCTTGCTGAACCACTTTTCCCCGCGCCATTCTTCCCCCGCTTTCGGGAAGAATGGCGCTTTTGCAATTGCTCAGACTTTACACAGGGAATTTCAGGTGTGCACCAAACGTTCGTTTTGGTACCTGACTCCACCGAATTTGACCGTTGCGATACAAACTTGTTCATTGCTACTGCACAGCGGGCGGATTATCGTCTATACTTTCAGCCAGAAGATTTCTCGGAAGCCTTTGAGAGATCAGAGCTGGCTAACAGCTCGCCCCAAGCCAGACATATTTTCGACTTCCACGTAAGGAATTTTGATATGCGCAAATCTATCTTCGCCGCAGCGACGGCTGCAATGCTCACATTCGGCCTCGTTTCTCCAGCATCTGCATTGGACTGGGAAAAGCCCACCACTATTCCGCTCGGTTCCTCCGATGAAGCCTACGACTATGAGTTTGGCTGGAATGACGAGAAGCCTTGGAAGCTTGAGGAAACTCGAGTTACCGGCCCGGACAATAAGGTTGTCTGCGATACTCTGAACCCCGGTATCAACGACTTCATGTTTACTGTAAGCAACGGTCGGTGCCACTACCGCACTCCTTTGGAAGTGATCAAGGAAATTACTAACTACATCACTTCGATTTCTTCGGTTATTTCCGCTGTAATGGGGATCGTGAACAACGCCAACCGATTCATCAAGTAGTCAAACGTTTCAAGACTCCAAAAGGGCACGCTTCGGCGTGCTCTTTCCTTTTATGTACACCAGGTCAATCATTTGCGTTTGCAAAGCAAAAACAACAAAATTCCCTAACGACAGTTCACCTTCTACCTTAAGGACTCGTCGCTAACTCTGAAACACTAATTTCCTGAAACCAAGCAAAACCGTCACGACCGAACTAGTCGTTGACATTTTCAACCACCTCAAATTCTCCCCAATTGTCTGTTTTGCCTTGCGTAACTCCCACCGTCCGTTTATTATCGACGTATGCGTAAATTTCTAGCCGTTGCCACAGCCTCCACTGTTGCACTTAGCTGTGCGACCGCCGCACTCGCCGACGATAACACCACTACTATCAACCCGCCGTCGGGCTACAAGTACCATGGCGATATCACCCAGGGTGAAGGTTCTTCGCAGGAAGTCTTCAAGCTTTACCAGAAGCCTGACAAGGATGGCGATCTCGCCCAGCAGATCGTATACGACAAGGATGGCAAGGTAGTTTGCGACACCGCCAGCAGCAAGGCCGACTTCATGTGGACCGCCGGTAACACCAGGTGCAACTACAAGAAGCCGCTCGATGTCATCAAGGATATCTCCTCCTACATTGCTGCTATCTCTGCGGCGATTGGCGCGCTCTTCGCTATCTACACCACCGCTCAGAAGTTCATCAAGTAGCCTTTCTCGCGCTTTAAGAAAGTAACTTCGGCACCTGTTAATTGGCAGGTGCCTTTTCTTCTTTAAAAAGCTTCTCCTCTTTTAGTAGCAACGGGGAGAATCGACCGGCAACAAAACCTCAGTTGCGACGGTTTACAGATCCCTCAAATCTGCTGCTTCGAACGCACCTATTTCCTTCATTCCTTCCGCGAGAGTTCAGGCCAAAACGCCATTCCAGAATTTCCTCACCTGAAGGTCCGGCAATTTAAAGGGCCAGGTGCCCCGTTTTAGGAATTCAAGAACTAGTTTTGGCCTATCCCCCAGAAGTGAGCCTATACACGTCATACACGCCTTCCACGTTGCGCAGCTGAGACATGAGGGCACCAAGCTGTTTGGTATCCGAAACCTGGAAGGAGAACCGGCAGAACGCAACGTTGTCGTCACTGGAGTGAGAAGACGTGGCTAGAAGCGAAACCTTCTGATCACTGACCACCTTCATCAAGTCAAACAAAAGGTTGTCGCGGTCGAGAGCTTCCACCTGCAGAGTCGCGGAGAAAACTCCCTGTCCTTGGCTTGCCCAGGTGACGTTGATTAAGCGCTCGGGTTCTTTCCTCAACTGAGCGGCATTCGTGCAGTCCGTCCGGTGAACGGAAACGCCACCGCCACGGGTGATGAACCCAAAGATCGCGTCGCCAGGAACGGGCATACAGCACCGGGCAAGCTTTGCAGCAATATCTGGGTCGCCCTCAACGAGGATCCCGGCATCATTGCCTTTCTTATCCGTCGGGTGGATGCGAGGGCCAGCAGCGATGAGCTCTTCCGCAAGGGCTTCACCGCTCTTTGATTGATCGATCGGCTCTTCTTCATCGCCGAAAAGTGCGATGAGTCGCTTTGCCACGTGAGCGACGGATTCTGTCCCCGTCCCGATTGCAGCAAACATCGGTGCAACGTCGTTGTAGTGCAGGTCCTCAGCAACCGTCTTGACGGTCTTTTCCGTGAAGACCTTGGAAAGTGGGAATCCCGATCGCTGCATTGCAGCCGTGAGTTCTTCTTTGCCAGTTTCCTGGGCTTCCTGGCGGCGTTCGCGGGCAAACCACTGGCGGATCTTCGTCTTCGCACGTGGCGAAGCGACGAATGATTCCCAGTCCTTGGAGGGACCCGCGTCGGGATCCTTAGAGGTGAACACCTCTACCCTGTCGCCATTGTTGAGCTTTGTCTCCAGAGCTACCAGCCGGCCATTTACTTTGGCACCGATAGTGCGGTGTCCGACTTCCGTGTGCACCTGGTAAGCGAAATCAATCGGGGTCGAGCCTGCAGGTAGATTCACAACGTCAGATTTCGGTGTGAAGACGAAAATCTGCTTAGCTGTTAGGTCATGGCGAAGGGTATCGAGGAATTCGTTCGGATCGCTCGCCTCTTTTTGCCAGTCCAACAGTTGACGCATCCAGGCCATCTGGTCAACCTCAGCCTGGCCACCCGTGTGCTTTCCTTTAGTCTCCTTGTAACGCCAGTGCGCGGCGATGCCGTACTCCGCCTGATAGTGCATTTCATGCGTACGCACTTGCACTTCGAGAGGTTTACCGTTGGGGCCGAGTAGCGTCGTGTGGAGCGACTCGTACACGCCATAGCGGGGATTAGAGATATAGTCCTTAAAGCGTCCTGGTAGCGCGGGGTACAGCGAATGCATGACGCCAATGGCTTCGTAGCAGAGCGCCTTCGTATCCACGAGGATCCGGATTCCCACGAGGTCAAACAACTCGTTAAAGTCATGGCCACGATCGGTCATCTTCTTGTAAATAGACCAGTAGTGCTTCGGCCTACCGACAACCTCAGCGATAATGTGGTTGGCTTTCAGTTCCTTCTTTACGGCGCTGATAATTTCCTTGAGCTGGCGGTCACGCGCAGGAGCTCTCTCTGCAACAAGGCGAACGATCTCGTCGTACTTCTTGGGGTACAAGATGGCAAAAGATAGATCCTCAAGCTCCCATTTGACGCTCGCCAGCCCGAGCCTGTGCGCGAGTGGAGCAATGACTTCCAGCGTCTGGCGCGCCTTCTTGGCCTGTTTCTCTGGAGGCAGGAAGCGCATCGTACGCATGTTATGAAGTCGGTCCGAAACCTTAATCACAAGCACGCGCGGGTCATCAGCCATGGCGACGACCATCTTGCGGATTGTCTCAGCCTCCGCAGCCGCACCGAGGGCGACCTTATCGATCTTCGTGACACCGTCGACAAGCTTGGCAACCTCAGCCCCGAAATCTCGAGTGAGGTCCTCGAGGGTGTACTCTGTGTCCTCCACGGTGTCATGAAGGAGGGAGGCGACAACGGTTGTCGTGTCCATGCCCATCTCTGCAGAGATGGTTGCTACGGCCAGCGGATGCGTAATATACGGATCTCCGGACTTCCGCTGGACACCCTCGTGAAGGCGCTCGGCGGTATGGTAGGCGCGCTCGATGGTATCGGCATCAGCCTTTGGGTAAAACTTCCGGTGAATAGATAGCAGTGGCTCAATAGCCGGGTCGACCCTCGACCACCCTCCCGTGAGACTTTTTGCCAGGCGGGCGGACATACTCCGTCGCGGACGCTGCTTGTTTGATTCACCTGCCATTTATTAAAATTTACTCGCCGTCTACGGAAAGTACCAGAAGTGGAGCATTTCCGAGCTTTTCGCGGCCACCGAGACCGTCCACTTCAAGAATGACTACGTAACCGACAACTTCCCCACCAGCCTGCTGAACAAGCTCGGTGGCGGCCATGAGAGTCCCACCGGTTGCCAGAACATCGTCGATAAGCACAATCTTCTTACCCTGGATGTCAATGCCCTCCGCCGGGATTTCCAGCGCTGCCGTTCCGTATTCCAGAGTGTATTCCTCAGTGATGACCGGTGGCGGAAGCTTGCCTTTCTTCCGCACGGCGAGACACCCCTGTCCGAGCTTGTAGGCAACGGCAGAGCCAACAAGGAAGCCTCGCGCATCCAGTCCCGCAACAACCTCCCCGCCGAGCTTCTGAGAAAACGATGCGAGCTCATCGATGACGAGCGTAAATGCCTTAGCGTTGGCAAAGACAGGTGTCAGATCCTCGAAAACGACTCCTTCTTCAGGAAAACCCGGTACATGCCGTGTTAGCTCGTCGAGAGCCTCGCGCGCGGTGTTGAATGTCATGAGTTATTTAGCTCCTTTTGGCCCAGCGGTCCATGTTCCAGCCGATCCCGGAACGGGTCGTTCCGATCACTACATTGTCTACTGTCGTATCCATAATAAATACTCGGGGTTGAGAGGACAGTGGAATGGTCGGCACTTCCTGCCACAGCATCTCTTCTGCCTTCCTCACTTCCTCCTGATCCTCCGTCGATGCCGCAACGTGACCGTATTCAAACGCCGGCTCCACTGCTATAAGCAAGGCATCCGCCATCGGCGGAACGACAGCGCCAGATGCTGTAGCGTAATTTCCCGCCGCGTACGTGGTCAGCGGTGGCTCGACGGGTTGCTCCGGGACAATCCCTGCATCGGTGGGGTACGCCGCTGCAGCATCACCGACAGTTGGGGGCTCAATAGTCGCGGCTTGTGGGTCGAAATCCGCTGATACATCGACGACGGTAATTCCTGCCGGCTCACAGGATTGACGAATCGCCTCCACCATCGTGGCATATCGCTCATTCGGACCCACGTATGCAACGCGAATTGTTTTACCGCGAAGCCGCTCTGCCAGCGGGAGGTCAACGGCCATATGTGCCGCACCTATATCTTGAGTAGCGATCGCTGTAGGGGTTTCGGCAGAGGACAACCGGGTTCCAAGAGGGGTCACGGGGACCCCAGATACGCTGGTTGACTGCTGTGCAACTGCCTCCTGGTTAATACAGGCCGCGAACGCCTGCCGATCCTCAGGCGCAGTAAAAATTCCGGTCTTCGAGAGCACAAGTTGGTCTATCAGTTTCCCGCTCGTTGGCTCAACGGCGTACCCGCTTTTCTTATCCGTCCATGACGCATCAGCCACACGCGGAACGTCAGCGATACCGATGACTCCCCCCGACTCGTGGAACTCACCCGTGGATCCGCCATGTGGACGAATCACAAGTGGGGAGATCGCGGGGGCATCACCGTTGTAGTGTTCGTTCGCGACCAGCACGAGCCCGCCGCCCTCAGTCACGCGCTCGATACGATACGGGCCGAAGCTAACTTGTACGGCTGGGTCAAAGTTATCAACGCGGAAGTCCTGTGCCCATGCATCACCGATCTCCTGCATCTGTGCGACGTCGCCACTTTGCACACGTGCAAGGAAATCCGCCTCCGTGAGACCAAATTTCGTGGCAAGAACGTGGGCTGGCATAACGGTGCCTGAGCGGAACAGGTTCCTCCAACGCTGCCCTTGTCCCTCATGGAACACGACCGTGAATTCTTTCGCTCCAGGTTGGCACTTAACTCCCTCGATCTGCTCCATAAGTGGCAGGTGGGAGTCAAAAACTTCCGGGAATTTTCCGGCCTGCACTGCGAGGGCGAAGTCATCGCATGTCAGAGGTACCCCATCGGAAAAGGTGGCTGTATCCGAAATGGTGTACACGACCTGGCGCTTGGCCCCGGGAAGCAGCTGTGCTGTCGCTACATCCCGGTTCGGAATCATTTGACCGGCTGGGCCGTGCACGAAAACACCGGGGAAAAGGCGCGGACTGACAAGTGCGGAATCGGTGAGGAAACCGATATAGCTTGCTGAGTTCGTTGTCACGACGTCCCCGGGGACAAAGTAGGAAAAGATTTTCTCATCATTTCCATCTTTCCCACCGGATGAGCAGGATGCGAGAAGCCCTACCGAGCACACCGCTGCTACGAGTGCTCGGATAGCTCTGCGTACTGTCACGTAAATCTCCTTCACTCACCTCGTGCGACGAGCTGCGTCGCACCCTAAGACCCAAACCCACCCCGCTTTACAAGCACCGCCTGAACGTAGGCGAGGCGTACCTGACTATTCTATGCCGTTGACTTGATTAACGCTAGATAACATCTGTCCCATCATTTCAGGCTGTTGGCTAATGCTCCGCTCACCTCTCTCCCGACCATCGCTGCTGTCGCTGGAGGAAACGAAGGAAAATCACGCAGAATGATCTCGCACAGTCGCGAAACCTTTTTCTCACCTAGGCACGCATTGCAGCTCTGCTGCCCTTCCAATGCCAACCACAAGACTCACGCGACAGCGATTGACGCGCGTCTCATAAGCACAGGCGTTCTATGGGCGCTCACGATGCGCAACAGGCGGCACCGTGATCAGCGATGACAAGACCCCGCGAGGGAGTTCGTAAAACCGGACTCCCGCGCGGGGTCTAAATCGAATTATGACTTTTGAGTGGTCTGCCTCCGACCAAGTTGTTGCGCCAGCACGAGGGTTTTCGGTGATCTGCCTCGCCGTGCGATCGAAGGAGCGCTACTAGTAACGACGCGTTGGTCGCCAGCTAGCGCCCAACGAAGTCTCACCATCTGGGGTGTTAAACCGCTCGGCATCCTCAGAGTTGACTCCTGTGGGACGAAGGCCATTCGCTCCCACAACCTCGTCATGCTCATCTACAGCGGCCGTACCATCTTCATTCACCAGTCCAGCCTCAACGGCCTCTTGGTAGGTTGCCCCATCAACGTCAGTCCCGCGAACGGCTGCAACCTGCAGGTTGTGCTTCTTGAACTTCTTCTGGCGATTCTTCATACTGACCAAAAGGGGTGTTGCGAGGAACACGGACGAGAAGGTGCCCTCAATAACGCCAATTAGCTGAACCACGGCCAGATCCTTCAAAGTACCAACACCCATGAGCCACACCGCCACAATCATCAGAGCGATGATCGGTAGGGCGGAGATAACCGTCGTGGAGATTGAACGCATGACGGTCTGGTTCACAGCCAGGTTAGCCAACTCAGCATACGTCTTCCGCGTGGTGTGCTCGAATCCCTCGGTGTTCTCCTGCACCTTGTCAAACACGACCACAGTGTCGTAGAGGGAGAAGGCCAAGACCGTGAGGAGACCGATGACCACGGCAGGCGTGACCTCCATGCCAACCAGCGCATAGCAGCCGGCGATGAAGACACCGTCGACGCCCAGCGCCGCAATTGCGGCAACGGACATGTCACGCTCAAAGCGGATGGCAATGTATATGAAGATCAACAGCAGGAATGCGCCGAAGGCAACAATCATTCGGTTGGTGATCGTGGAACCCCACGACTCTGACACCGTAGAATCGCCGACGGCATCGGGAGTGACTTCGCCCGACGCGTCCTTGGGCTGGAACTCGGTGTACAGAGCCTCCCGAGCAGACATGATTTGCTCGTCGGAAAGCCGCTCGGACGCGATCTCAAGGATGCGTGAATCCTGTGCACCCACGATCTGCACGCCTTCTGGGGTGACACCCGTGGCTTCCTCAAATGTGCGGGACACCGCTGCAGTATCCAGGTTTGCAGCAGGCATCGTCATCTTTGTGCCACCCTGGAAATCAATCCCCAGGGTGAAGCCCCGGAAGATGATGCCAAGGGCACAGACCGCAAGCACGACCAGGGTAATGATGTACCACAGCTTGCGACGCCCGACGAAGTCGATGCCACCCTCGCCGGTGTACAGCCGCGTTAAGAAGGAGTGGTTGGTTTCTGGGGTTACGTCGTTGTCGACCCGTACCTGAGTAGTCATTGTTACTTCTCCTCCTGGTTCACGATATGGGAACCATCTGGGCTGCCATCATCAAGGAGCGGAGCTCGCAGGTGTTCGGGCACTTTTGGCTCGTTGGCGATGGATTCCTCAAGGGTGATAAGTGATGATGGACGGTCGTCGGCAATCATATTCGATTCCGGTGCTTCGCTTGTGGCAGTTGATTCTATGTTGCCGTCCTCGTCGGAGACGGATTCGCCATCCGTGGCACCCGCATTCCGCTTGGCAAGCATCCGCTGGTTGTACCAGCCGGTATCGGCGGCCAGCTGCTCGCCGGCTGCACGGCGCTGTTCAACGAGCTCGTACACCTTGCCTAGGCCGTTGACGCTCGCCTTAGCAAAGAACTTCTTCCGGGAGGCGAGGATAACCAGCGGTGCGGTGACGAAGAAGGTCACCGCAAGGTCGAACACCGTCGTCAGTCCGAGGGTAAAGGCGAAGCCCTTCACGTCGCCAACGGCGAGGATGTAGAGAACCACCGCGGCGATGACGGAGACGAAGTTACCGGAGATAATCGTCTTGCGGGCGCGATCCCAACCACGCGGAACTGCTGACCTGAATGTTCTGCCGTCACGTATCTCGTCCTTAATGCGCTCGTAGAGAACGACAAAGGAGTCGGCCGTCGTACCGATACCGATGATCAAACCTGCAACGCCTGCGAGGTCGAGCGAATATCCGATCCATCGGCCGAGAAGGACGAGGGAGCCGTAGACGAGCGTGCCCGATGCCACGAGGGTGAACATTGCCAGCAGGCCGTAAAGGCGGTAGTTGACCAAGGAGAAAACGGCGACGGCGAGGAGACCGATCAGGCCTGCAATGAGGCCGGCGCGAAGCGAAGCTGCACCGAGTGTCGGCGGGATCACTGTCGTCGTGCCGCCACGCTCACCATTCTCACCGACGAAGCTCAGCGGAAGGGCACCGTACTGGAGGTTGTTAGCCAGCGTCTTGGCCTCTTCCTCATTCTTCATACCGGTAATCATGGTGGAGGATCCAACCGGCGTGGCCGATTGCACCTGCGGTGCCGAAATAATCTGCGAGTCCAAGGTGACAGCGACCTGCTTGTTCAGGTACTCCTGCGTCAGCTTGGCCCACGTCTCAGAACCGGTCTCCCCATTGTCAGACTTGAAGGTGAAAACGACCTCGTTCTGTGCGGTCTGCGGGTTGATGCCACCGTTAATCGGGCGGTTGGTATCAATCTCGTTACCAGTCAGGCGACGTCCGTCTTCAGGCTCACCCACCAACAGCGGAGAGGGGCCGAGAAGCAGTGGCTGCCCCATCTCCGGGTAGCAAGCGACGAGTGGCTTGGACAGGTCGTCGCCACCAGCGATCGGGTCGTGGGTGTTTTCCTCGGAGCATTCCATGAGGGCTGCTGCGGCCATCTGGGTAGCACCTTCAGTGGACTGA includes:
- the secF gene encoding protein translocase subunit SecF — protein: MTTQVRVDNDVTPETNHSFLTRLYTGEGGIDFVGRRKLWYIITLVVLAVCALGIIFRGFTLGIDFQGGTKMTMPAANLDTAAVSRTFEEATGVTPEGVQIVGAQDSRILEIASERLSDEQIMSAREALYTEFQPKDASGEVTPDAVGDSTVSESWGSTITNRMIVAFGAFLLLIFIYIAIRFERDMSVAAIAALGVDGVFIAGCYALVGMEVTPAVVIGLLTVLAFSLYDTVVVFDKVQENTEGFEHTTRKTYAELANLAVNQTVMRSISTTVISALPIIALMIVAVWLMGVGTLKDLAVVQLIGVIEGTFSSVFLATPLLVSMKNRQKKFKKHNLQVAAVRGTDVDGATYQEAVEAGLVNEDGTAAVDEHDEVVGANGLRPTGVNSEDAERFNTPDGETSLGASWRPTRRY
- a CDS encoding ABC transporter substrate-binding protein → MTVRRAIRALVAAVCSVGLLASCSSGGKDGNDEKIFSYFVPGDVVTTNSASYIGFLTDSALVSPRLFPGVFVHGPAGQMIPNRDVATAQLLPGAKRQVVYTISDTATFSDGVPLTCDDFALAVQAGKFPEVFDSHLPLMEQIEGVKCQPGAKEFTVVFHEGQGQRWRNLFRSGTVMPAHVLATKFGLTEADFLARVQSGDVAQMQEIGDAWAQDFRVDNFDPAVQVSFGPYRIERVTEGGGLVLVANEHYNGDAPAISPLVIRPHGGSTGEFHESGGVIGIADVPRVADASWTDKKSGYAVEPTSGKLIDQLVLSKTGIFTAPEDRQAFAACINQEAVAQQSTSVSGVPVTPLGTRLSSAETPTAIATQDIGAAHMAVDLPLAERLRGKTIRVAYVGPNERYATMVEAIRQSCEPAGITVVDVSADFDPQAATIEPPTVGDAAAAYPTDAGIVPEQPVEPPLTTYAAGNYATASGAVVPPMADALLIAVEPAFEYGHVAASTEDQEEVRKAEEMLWQEVPTIPLSSQPRVFIMDTTVDNVVIGTTRSGIGWNMDRWAKRS
- a CDS encoding RelA/SpoT family protein, whose amino-acid sequence is MAGESNKQRPRRSMSARLAKSLTGGWSRVDPAIEPLLSIHRKFYPKADADTIERAYHTAERLHEGVQRKSGDPYITHPLAVATISAEMGMDTTTVVASLLHDTVEDTEYTLEDLTRDFGAEVAKLVDGVTKIDKVALGAAAEAETIRKMVVAMADDPRVLVIKVSDRLHNMRTMRFLPPEKQAKKARQTLEVIAPLAHRLGLASVKWELEDLSFAILYPKKYDEIVRLVAERAPARDRQLKEIISAVKKELKANHIIAEVVGRPKHYWSIYKKMTDRGHDFNELFDLVGIRILVDTKALCYEAIGVMHSLYPALPGRFKDYISNPRYGVYESLHTTLLGPNGKPLEVQVRTHEMHYQAEYGIAAHWRYKETKGKHTGGQAEVDQMAWMRQLLDWQKEASDPNEFLDTLRHDLTAKQIFVFTPKSDVVNLPAGSTPIDFAYQVHTEVGHRTIGAKVNGRLVALETKLNNGDRVEVFTSKDPDAGPSKDWESFVASPRAKTKIRQWFARERRQEAQETGKEELTAAMQRSGFPLSKVFTEKTVKTVAEDLHYNDVAPMFAAIGTGTESVAHVAKRLIALFGDEEEPIDQSKSGEALAEELIAAGPRIHPTDKKGNDAGILVEGDPDIAAKLARCCMPVPGDAIFGFITRGGGVSVHRTDCTNAAQLRKEPERLINVTWASQGQGVFSATLQVEALDRDNLLFDLMKVVSDQKVSLLATSSHSSDDNVAFCRFSFQVSDTKQLGALMSQLRNVEGVYDVYRLTSGG
- a CDS encoding adenine phosphoribosyltransferase; its protein translation is MTFNTAREALDELTRHVPGFPEEGVVFEDLTPVFANAKAFTLVIDELASFSQKLGGEVVAGLDARGFLVGSAVAYKLGQGCLAVRKKGKLPPPVITEEYTLEYGTAALEIPAEGIDIQGKKIVLIDDVLATGGTLMAATELVQQAGGEVVGYVVILEVDGLGGREKLGNAPLLVLSVDGE
- the secD gene encoding protein translocase subunit SecD; translated protein: MACRGGFTLASQSERKAEPKARRTTDFVGRYPWGALGIFGIILILVYSLLFFTPGANTPKLGIDLQGGTRVTLVPQGGEPTPQQLDQARTILENRVNGMGVSGAEVVTDGNTLVITVPGEDTAQARNLGQTSQLVFRTVSQPAAPQVDQIMPTLTDMANRWVSYGLVTPEKANEVLKQYHDLLNQQAAQNGGEEAAPATGEAPTVTAEPLPEPKNSIEEQKRRDEVFDMMLKDRQSTEGATQMAAAALMECSEENTHDPIAGGDDLSKPLVACYPEMGQPLLLGPSPLLVGEPEDGRRLTGNEIDTNRPINGGINPQTAQNEVVFTFKSDNGETGSETWAKLTQEYLNKQVAVTLDSQIISAPQVQSATPVGSSTMITGMKNEEEAKTLANNLQYGALPLSFVGENGERGGTTTVIPPTLGAASLRAGLIAGLIGLLAVAVFSLVNYRLYGLLAMFTLVASGTLVYGSLVLLGRWIGYSLDLAGVAGLIIGIGTTADSFVVLYERIKDEIRDGRTFRSAVPRGWDRARKTIISGNFVSVIAAVVLYILAVGDVKGFAFTLGLTTVFDLAVTFFVTAPLVILASRKKFFAKASVNGLGKVYELVEQRRAAGEQLAADTGWYNQRMLAKRNAGATDGESVSDEDGNIESTATSEAPESNMIADDRPSSLITLEESIANEPKVPEHLRAPLLDDGSPDGSHIVNQEEK